The following proteins are co-located in the Rhea pennata isolate bPtePen1 chromosome 2, bPtePen1.pri, whole genome shotgun sequence genome:
- the E2F5 gene encoding transcription factor E2F5 isoform X1, which produces MRAVKLGLCNGMGLAFLSAGNCPQQLAADTLAVRQKRRIYDITNVLEGIDLIEKKSKNSIQWKGVGAGCNTKEVIDRLKYLEAEIEDLELKEKELDQQKLWLQQSIKNVMDDSTNHQFSYVTHEDICNCFNGDTLLAIQAPCGTQLEVPIPEMGQNGQKKYQINLKSSSGPIHVLLINKESNSSKPMVFPVPPPDDLAQPPSQPATPVTPPKPTTTTQNPPEQHGLNQGQHLPQTSVADTSSDSSLQQNSTTSATTYSSLPDSVLYPSLPGDVAQATASSNDYQALLPLDVNCILKPNSFDIAKMDEPTGTISGDIIDELMSSDVFPLLRLSPTPGDDYNFNLDDNEGVCDLFDVQILNY; this is translated from the exons ATGCGAGCAGTGAAGTTGGGGCTCTGTAACGGAATGGGGCTGGCGTTCCTTTCTGCTGGTAACTGTCCACAGCAACTG GCTGCTGATACTCTTGCTGTGAGACAGAAGAGAAGGATCTATGATATCACCAACGTTTTGGAAGGAATTGATCTGATTGAGAAAAAGTCAAAGAACAGCATTCAGTGGAA AGGAGTAGGTGCTGGCTGCAATACAAAGGAAGTCATAGACAGACTGAAATATCTTGAAGCTGAAATTGAAGATTTagagctaaaagaaaaagaattggatCAACAGAAACTGTGGCTACAGCAAAGTATCAAGAATGTTATGGATGACTCTACAAACCACCAAT tttcatatGTCACCCATGAAGATATCTGTAATTGTTTCAATG GAGACACACTTCTAGCAATTCAAGCACCTTGTGGTACACAGTTAGAAGTACCTATACCCGAAATG GGACAGAATGGACAAAAGAAATACCAGATCAATCTTAAAAGTAGTTCAGGACCCATCCATGTGCTGCTTATAAATAAAGAATCAAATTCCTCCAAGCCCATGGTGTTTCCAGTTCCTCCACCTGATGACCTTGCACAACCTCCATCTCAACCTGCAACTCCAGTGACTCCCCCTAAACCTACCACCACTACTCAGAATCCACCAGAACAACATGGTCTTAACCAGGGGCAACATTTACCACAAACATCTGTTGCAGACACATCATCAG ACAGCAGTTTGCAGCAGAACAGTACAACTTCAGCAACTACTTATTCCAGCCTTCCAGACTCTGTCTTATACCCCAGCCTTCCAGGAGATGTCGCCCAAGCTACAGCTAGCTCGAATGACTATCAGGCTTTGCTCCCTTTGGATGTTAACTGTATTCTCAAGCCAAATTCATTTGACATAGCAAAGATGGATGAGCCCACAG GAACTATCAGTGGGGATATTATTGATGAACTCATGTCTTCTGATG tttttcctctcttacGACTCTCTCCTACTCCCGGAGATGACTACAACTTTAACCTGGATGATAATGAAGGAGTCTGTGATCTCTTTGATGTGCAGATACTAAATTATTAG
- the E2F5 gene encoding transcription factor E2F5 isoform X2: MNPCTFLRGVGAGCNTKEVIDRLKYLEAEIEDLELKEKELDQQKLWLQQSIKNVMDDSTNHQFSYVTHEDICNCFNGDTLLAIQAPCGTQLEVPIPEMGQNGQKKYQINLKSSSGPIHVLLINKESNSSKPMVFPVPPPDDLAQPPSQPATPVTPPKPTTTTQNPPEQHGLNQGQHLPQTSVADTSSDSSLQQNSTTSATTYSSLPDSVLYPSLPGDVAQATASSNDYQALLPLDVNCILKPNSFDIAKMDEPTGTISGDIIDELMSSDVFPLLRLSPTPGDDYNFNLDDNEGVCDLFDVQILNY, translated from the exons ATGAACCCTTGTACCTTTTTAAGAGGAGTAGGTGCTGGCTGCAATACAAAGGAAGTCATAGACAGACTGAAATATCTTGAAGCTGAAATTGAAGATTTagagctaaaagaaaaagaattggatCAACAGAAACTGTGGCTACAGCAAAGTATCAAGAATGTTATGGATGACTCTACAAACCACCAAT tttcatatGTCACCCATGAAGATATCTGTAATTGTTTCAATG GAGACACACTTCTAGCAATTCAAGCACCTTGTGGTACACAGTTAGAAGTACCTATACCCGAAATG GGACAGAATGGACAAAAGAAATACCAGATCAATCTTAAAAGTAGTTCAGGACCCATCCATGTGCTGCTTATAAATAAAGAATCAAATTCCTCCAAGCCCATGGTGTTTCCAGTTCCTCCACCTGATGACCTTGCACAACCTCCATCTCAACCTGCAACTCCAGTGACTCCCCCTAAACCTACCACCACTACTCAGAATCCACCAGAACAACATGGTCTTAACCAGGGGCAACATTTACCACAAACATCTGTTGCAGACACATCATCAG ACAGCAGTTTGCAGCAGAACAGTACAACTTCAGCAACTACTTATTCCAGCCTTCCAGACTCTGTCTTATACCCCAGCCTTCCAGGAGATGTCGCCCAAGCTACAGCTAGCTCGAATGACTATCAGGCTTTGCTCCCTTTGGATGTTAACTGTATTCTCAAGCCAAATTCATTTGACATAGCAAAGATGGATGAGCCCACAG GAACTATCAGTGGGGATATTATTGATGAACTCATGTCTTCTGATG tttttcctctcttacGACTCTCTCCTACTCCCGGAGATGACTACAACTTTAACCTGGATGATAATGAAGGAGTCTGTGATCTCTTTGATGTGCAGATACTAAATTATTAG
- the LOC134137501 gene encoding carbonic anhydrase 13-like: protein MLHWGYDEHNGPAHWKEIFPVANGDRQSPIDIKTEETKYDPSLRPLNPNYDPASAKIILNNGHSTSVEFDDTVNKSVLTGGPLSGTYRLRQVHFHWGSSDEAGSEHAVDGMKYAAELHVVHWNSEKYSSFVEAARQSDGLAVMAVFLKIGECNPQLKKITDHLDMIRIKGKRALFTNFDPSCLLPKSLDYWTYFGSLTVPPLLESVIWIVLREPINVCSEQLAKFRSLLSTAEDEVACCLLRNYRPPQPLKGREVRRN from the exons ATGCTGCACTGGGGATACGACGAGCACAACG GGCCTGCCCACTGGAAGGAGATTTTTCCTGTCGCTAATGGGGACCGCCAGTCCCCCATCGACATCAAAACTGAGGAAACCAAGTATGATCCCTCTCTCCGTCCTCTAAATCCCAACTACGATCCAGCTTCTGCTAAAATCATCCTTAACAACGGCCACTCCACCAGTGTCGAATTCGATGACACCGTAAACAAATCAG TGCTGACGGGGGGACCGCTCAGTGGGACGTACCGCCTGCGCCAGGTCCACTTCCACTGGGGGTCCAGCGATGAAGCTGGCTCTGAGCACGCGGTGGACGGCATGAAGTACGCAGCAGAG CTTCATGTGGTTCACTGGAACTCggaaaaatattccagttttGTTGAGGCGGCCCGTCAGTCGGACGGATTAGCAGTCATGGCCGTGTTTCTAAAG ATTGGTGAATGTAACCCTCAGCTGAAGAAGATTACGGACCATTTGGACATGATCAGAATCAAG ggtAAAAGAGCACTATTCACAAACTTTGATCCTAGCTGTCTGCTTCCCAAATCCCTGGACTACTGGACATATTTTGGCTCTCTCACTGTTCCACCTCTGCTTGAAAGTGTCATCTGGATTGTTCTGAGAGAGCCCATAAATGTTTGTTCTGAACAG ctaGCCAAATTCCGCAGCCTCCTGAGCACGGCTGAGGACGAGGTAGCCTGCTGTCTGCTGAGAAA
- the RBIS gene encoding ribosomal biogenesis factor isoform X1 has protein sequence MAKSRRRARAFGGAGARARARGRARPVTTALRKINIINNEKVRALNKVFTEVQKEVKHLSKDMEAEPQKEHQVSKHLEHEPANVDAATNLLAQL, from the exons atGGCGAagagccggcggcgggcgcgggccttcggcggggccggcgcgagggccagggccaggggcCGGGCGCGGCCCGTCACCACGGCGCTGCGCAAG ATAAATATTATAAACAATGAGAAAGTCAGAGCACTAAATAAAGTATTTACAGAAGTTCAGAAAGAAGTAAAGCATCTATCAAAAGACATGGAAGCAGAGCCTCAAAAGGAACATCAG GTTTCCAAGCATCTGGAACATGAACCAGCAAACGTGGATGCCGCCACAAACCTATTAGCTCAGTTGTAA
- the RBIS gene encoding ribosomal biogenesis factor isoform X2 has translation MAKSRRRARAFGGAGARARARGRARPVTTALRKINIINNEKVRALNKVFTEVQKEVKHLSKDMEAEPQKEHQDRKKQWASRK, from the exons atGGCGAagagccggcggcgggcgcgggccttcggcggggccggcgcgagggccagggccaggggcCGGGCGCGGCCCGTCACCACGGCGCTGCGCAAG ATAAATATTATAAACAATGAGAAAGTCAGAGCACTAAATAAAGTATTTACAGAAGTTCAGAAAGAAGTAAAGCATCTATCAAAAGACATGGAAGCAGAGCCTCAAAAGGAACATCAG GACAGAAAAAAGCAGTGGGCCAGTAGGAAGTAA